The following proteins are encoded in a genomic region of Corylus avellana chromosome ca4, CavTom2PMs-1.0:
- the LOC132179539 gene encoding protein NRT1/ PTR FAMILY 6.1 isoform X3: MEILTPFRVRSLESSSLNLMIGGRHSGVVIPEGLRRLISMENLLLISQRRVAGLPPSSYSGLTGITLCATMSIFVPNQDHCDQISLLLGTCQPAKQWQMIYLNTVLYVTAFGAAGIRPCVSSFGADQFDETNKDYKTHLDRFFNFFYLSVTIGAIVAFTAVVYIQIKHGWGSAFGSLAIAMGISNVVFFIGTPLYRHRLPGGSPLTRVAQVLAAAFRKRNASFSSSELIGLYEVPGKQSTIKGSGKIAHTDDFRCLDKAALQLIEDGANPSPWRLCTVTQVEEVKILIKLIPIPACTIMLNLILTEFLTLSVQQAYTLNTYMGHLKLPVTCMPVFPGLSIFLILSLYYSTFVPLSRRLTGHPHGASQLQRIGIGLAVSILSVALAGVFERFRRSYAVKHGYEGNFLTQMPNLSAYWLLIQYCLIGIAEVFSVVGLLEFLYEEAPDAMKSIGSAYAALAGGLGCFAATILNNIVKSVTGNEEKGQPSWLSQNINTGRFDYLYWLLTVLSVINFCAFLYSAHKYKYRAAHDKFEMGGKQDVSNKRNTPLGGLNRKWKGALDG; this comes from the exons ATGGAAATTCTGACTCCGTTCAGAGTAAGAAGCTTGGAATCTTCTTCATTGAATCTGATGATAGGCGGACGGCATTCGGGCGTGGTTATACCGGAGGGACTACGCCGGTTAATATCCATGGAAAACCTATTGCTGATCTCTCAAAGACGGGTGGCTGGATTGCCGCCTTCTTCATATTCg GGTTTGACAGGAATAACCTTATGTGCAACAATGAGCATCTTTGTGCCAAATCAAGATCATTGTGATCAGATATCCCTCTTGTTAGGCACTTGTCAACCTGCAAAACAATGGCAGATGATTTACCTCAACACTGTCCTTTATGTGACTGCATTTGGAGCTGCAGGTATAAGGCCATGTGTTTCATCTTTTGGGGCTGATCAATTTGATGAAACAAACAAAGATTACAAAACTCACCTGGATaggtttttcaactttttctatCTTTCTGTTACTATTGGGGCAATTGTGGCCTTCACTGCTGTAGTATACATTCAAATCAAACACGGATGGGGATCTGCCTTTGGCTCACTGGCAATAGCTATGGGCATATCAAACGTGGTATTCTTTATTGGCACTCCTTTGTATAGGCATAGGTTGCCAGGTGGCAGCCCTCTCACACGGGTTGCCCAAGTCTTGGCAGCTGCATTCAGGAAGAGAAATGCCTCATTCTCTAGCAGCGAGTTAATAGGCTTGTATGAGGTTCCTGGCAAACAATCTACAATAAAGGGTAGCGGAAAGATAGCTCACACTGATGATTTTAG ATGTTTGGACAAGGCAGCTTTGCAGCTGATAGAAGATGGTGCTAATCCGAGTCCTTGGAGGCTTTGCACTGTGACTCAAGTAGAGGAGGTCAAGATCCTTATAAAACTAATCCCCATTCCAGCTTGCACGATAATGCTCAACTTAATCTTAACAGAGTTTTTGACTCTCTCAGTGCAACAAGCCTATACTCTAAACACCTACATGGGTCATCTGAAGCTCCCTGTAACATGCATGCCCGTATTTCCTGGCCTCAGCATATTTCTCATTTTATCTCTTTATTACTCCACATTTGTCCCATTATCGAGACGCTTAACTGGCCACCCTCATGGAGCTTCTCAGCTTCAACGGATAGGCATTGGTCTGGCAGTTTCAATTCTCTCAGTGGCATTGGCTGGAGTTTTTGAAAGGTTCCGCAGAAGTTATGCAGTCAAACATGGGTATGAGGGGAATTTCTTAACTCAGATGCCCAACCTGAGTGCATACTGGTTGTTGATTCAATATTGCCTCATTGGCATAGCTGAAGTATTTTCCGTAGTGGGACTACTAGAATTCCTATATGAGGAAGCCCCAGATGCCATGAAGAGCATAGGATCTGCTTATGCTGCTCTAGCTGGTGGTTTAGGTTGCTTTGCAGCCACTATATTGAACAACATCGTCAAATCCGTCACAGGGAACGAAGAAAAAGGCCAGCCATCATGGTTGTCCCAAAACATAAACACCGGTAGATTTGATTATTTGTATTGGCTGCTTACAGTTTTGAGTGTAATCAATTTCTGTGCCTTTCTGTATTCAGCACATAAATACAAGTACAGAGCAGCTCACGATAAATTTGAGATGGGGGGGAAGCAAGATGTATCCAACAAAAGGAACACCCCCCTCGGTGGGCTAAATAGGAAATGGAAGGGAGCATTAGATGGATAA
- the LOC132177156 gene encoding sterol 14-demethylase isoform X1: protein MKCGPHFKSDSYLRQSLILASHYWMDPDNKLVNMGLLIVATLVVAKLISALIMPRSNKRLPPVVKSWPVIGGLVRFLKGPIVMLREEYPKLGAVFTLSLVNKKITFFIGPEVSAHFFKAPESDLSQQEVYQFNVPTFGPGVVFDVDYSIRQEQFRFFTESLRVNKLKGYVDQMVSEAEEYFSKWGDSGEVDLKYELEHLIILTASRCLLGREVRDKLFDDVSALFHDLDNGMLPISVLFPYLPIPAHRRRDRARKKLSEIFATIIASRKGTGNSENDMLQCFIDSKYKDGRPTTEAEVTGLLIAALFAGQHTSSITSTWTGAYLLRHKEYLSAVLEEQKNLMGKHGKKVDHDILSEMDVLYRCIKEALRLHPPLIMLLRSSHSEFSVTTREGKEYDIPKGHIVATSPAFANRLPHIYKNPDSYDPDRFAIGREEDKAAGAFSYISFGGGRHGCLGEPFAYLQIKAIWSHLLRNFELELVSPFPEIDWNAMVVGVKGKVMVRYKRRELSVN, encoded by the exons ATGAAATGCGGGCCTCATTTTAAATCTGATAGTTATCTTCGGCAGTCTTTAATTCTGGCCTCACATTATTG GATGGATCCGGATAACAAGTTGGTCAACATGGGTCTTCTCATTGTGGCCACTCTAGTGGTGGCCAAGCTCATTTCTGCGCTCATAATGCCTAGATCGAATAAACGTCTCCCCCCAGTTGTTAAGTCGTGGCCAGTGATCGGCGGGTTAGTGCGCTTCCTAAAAGGTCCGATTGTGATGCTTAGGGAGGAGTACCCGAAGCTTGGGGCCGTATTCACATTGAGTCTGGTTAACAAGAAGATTACTTTCTTTATTGGTCCTGAGGTTTCGGCGCACTTCTTTAAAGCCCCCGAGTCTGATCTTAGCCAGCAGGAGGTGTACCAGTTCAATGTGCCAACTTTCGGCCCTGGAGTAGTATTTGATGTTGATTACTCGATCCGGCAAGAACAGTTTCGGTTCTTCACAGAGTCCTTGAGGGTGAATAAGCTGAAGGGATATGTGGATCAGATGGTTTCAGAAGCAGAG GAGTACTTCTCAAAGTGGGGAGACAGTGGTGAGGTGGACCTAAAGTATGAGCTGGAGCATCTAATCATCTTGACAGCCAGTAGATGTCTCTTGGGTCGAGAAGTTCGTGATAAGCTCTTTGATGATGTTTCTGCTTTGTTCCATGACCTCGACAATGGAATGCTCCCTATTAGTGTTCTCTTTCCATACCTCCCCATTCCTGCTCACCGACGCCGTGACCGGGCCCGCAAGAAGCTTTCAGAGATCTTTGCAACCATCATAGCTTCCCGTAAAGGTACAGGTAACTCAGAGAATGACATGCTGCAATGCTTCATTGACTCAAAGTACAAAGATGGCCGCCCAACAACTGAGGCCGAGGTCACTGGCTTGCTTATCGCCGCTCTATTTGCTGGGCAGCACACCAGTTCCATCACCTCCACTTGGACTGGCGCTTATCTCCTCCGTCACAAGGAGTACCTATCTGCTGTGTTGGAGGAGCAGAAAAACCTCATGGGAAAGCATGGGAAAAAGGTTGATCATGACATCTTGTCTGAGATGGACGTCCTATATAGGTGTATTAAGGAGGCCTTGAGGCTTCACCCTCCACTGATTATGCTGCTACGTAGCTCTCATAGTGAGTTTAGTGTGACAACCCGAGAGGGAAAAGAATATGACATCCCAAAGGGCCACATAGTTGCCACATCACCAGCATTTGCAAACCGCCTTCCCCATATTTATAAGAATCCAGACAGCTATGATCCTGACAGATTTGCCATTGGGAGAGAAGAAGACAAGGCTGCCGGGGCATTCTCGTACATATCATTTGGAGGTGGCAGGCATGGTTGCCTTGGTGAGCCCTTTGCATACCTGCAGATAAAGGCAATATGGAGCCATTTGCTGAGGAACTTTGAGTTGGAGCTTGTATCACCTTTTCCTGAGATTGATTGGAATGCCATGGTTGTGGGTGTGAAGGGAAAGGTGATGGTGCGATACAAGAGACGGGAGCTTTCTGTAAACTAA
- the LOC132177156 gene encoding sterol 14-demethylase isoform X2 → MDPDNKLVNMGLLIVATLVVAKLISALIMPRSNKRLPPVVKSWPVIGGLVRFLKGPIVMLREEYPKLGAVFTLSLVNKKITFFIGPEVSAHFFKAPESDLSQQEVYQFNVPTFGPGVVFDVDYSIRQEQFRFFTESLRVNKLKGYVDQMVSEAEEYFSKWGDSGEVDLKYELEHLIILTASRCLLGREVRDKLFDDVSALFHDLDNGMLPISVLFPYLPIPAHRRRDRARKKLSEIFATIIASRKGTGNSENDMLQCFIDSKYKDGRPTTEAEVTGLLIAALFAGQHTSSITSTWTGAYLLRHKEYLSAVLEEQKNLMGKHGKKVDHDILSEMDVLYRCIKEALRLHPPLIMLLRSSHSEFSVTTREGKEYDIPKGHIVATSPAFANRLPHIYKNPDSYDPDRFAIGREEDKAAGAFSYISFGGGRHGCLGEPFAYLQIKAIWSHLLRNFELELVSPFPEIDWNAMVVGVKGKVMVRYKRRELSVN, encoded by the exons ATGGATCCGGATAACAAGTTGGTCAACATGGGTCTTCTCATTGTGGCCACTCTAGTGGTGGCCAAGCTCATTTCTGCGCTCATAATGCCTAGATCGAATAAACGTCTCCCCCCAGTTGTTAAGTCGTGGCCAGTGATCGGCGGGTTAGTGCGCTTCCTAAAAGGTCCGATTGTGATGCTTAGGGAGGAGTACCCGAAGCTTGGGGCCGTATTCACATTGAGTCTGGTTAACAAGAAGATTACTTTCTTTATTGGTCCTGAGGTTTCGGCGCACTTCTTTAAAGCCCCCGAGTCTGATCTTAGCCAGCAGGAGGTGTACCAGTTCAATGTGCCAACTTTCGGCCCTGGAGTAGTATTTGATGTTGATTACTCGATCCGGCAAGAACAGTTTCGGTTCTTCACAGAGTCCTTGAGGGTGAATAAGCTGAAGGGATATGTGGATCAGATGGTTTCAGAAGCAGAG GAGTACTTCTCAAAGTGGGGAGACAGTGGTGAGGTGGACCTAAAGTATGAGCTGGAGCATCTAATCATCTTGACAGCCAGTAGATGTCTCTTGGGTCGAGAAGTTCGTGATAAGCTCTTTGATGATGTTTCTGCTTTGTTCCATGACCTCGACAATGGAATGCTCCCTATTAGTGTTCTCTTTCCATACCTCCCCATTCCTGCTCACCGACGCCGTGACCGGGCCCGCAAGAAGCTTTCAGAGATCTTTGCAACCATCATAGCTTCCCGTAAAGGTACAGGTAACTCAGAGAATGACATGCTGCAATGCTTCATTGACTCAAAGTACAAAGATGGCCGCCCAACAACTGAGGCCGAGGTCACTGGCTTGCTTATCGCCGCTCTATTTGCTGGGCAGCACACCAGTTCCATCACCTCCACTTGGACTGGCGCTTATCTCCTCCGTCACAAGGAGTACCTATCTGCTGTGTTGGAGGAGCAGAAAAACCTCATGGGAAAGCATGGGAAAAAGGTTGATCATGACATCTTGTCTGAGATGGACGTCCTATATAGGTGTATTAAGGAGGCCTTGAGGCTTCACCCTCCACTGATTATGCTGCTACGTAGCTCTCATAGTGAGTTTAGTGTGACAACCCGAGAGGGAAAAGAATATGACATCCCAAAGGGCCACATAGTTGCCACATCACCAGCATTTGCAAACCGCCTTCCCCATATTTATAAGAATCCAGACAGCTATGATCCTGACAGATTTGCCATTGGGAGAGAAGAAGACAAGGCTGCCGGGGCATTCTCGTACATATCATTTGGAGGTGGCAGGCATGGTTGCCTTGGTGAGCCCTTTGCATACCTGCAGATAAAGGCAATATGGAGCCATTTGCTGAGGAACTTTGAGTTGGAGCTTGTATCACCTTTTCCTGAGATTGATTGGAATGCCATGGTTGTGGGTGTGAAGGGAAAGGTGATGGTGCGATACAAGAGACGGGAGCTTTCTGTAAACTAA
- the LOC132177588 gene encoding uncharacterized protein At4g14100-like, translating to MASATKPIAISVLLLLFLFTLSVCKSTREEDPTPAPWPHQFHSILFMNYSGSLQIIDLWYDWPNGRNFNIIQDQLGKLLYDLEWNNGTSFFYRLDSTKECRTAHVEVGILRPNWLDGANYLGQRHVNGFLCNVWEKVDFIWYYEDVVTKRPVQWIFYSGREAHVMTFEVGAVLEDANWQAPVYCFEKTDDGNDPKSQFAIPSGYWKDGGVLRGSINDL from the exons ATGGCCTCCGCAACCAAACCTATCGCCATATCtgtcctcctcctcctcttcctctttacCCTTTCTGTGTGCAAATCCACCAGAGAGGAAGACCCAACACCAGCTCCATGGCCCCACCAGTTCCACTCCATACTATTCATGAACTACAGCGGATCCCTCCAGATAATCGATCTCTGGTACGACTGGCCCAATGGTCGAAACTTCAACATCATTCAGGACCAGCTGGGTAAGCTTCTCTATGACCTAGAATGGAATAATGGGACTTCCTTCTTCTACAGATTGGACTCCACCAAAGAGTGCAGAACCGCACATGTTGAGGTGGGTATTCTTCGCCCCAATTGGCTCGATGGTGCCAACTACCTGGGACAACGCCACGTTAATGGGTTCCTCTGCAATGTTTGGGAGAAGGTGGACTTCATTTGGTATTACGAGGATGTTGTCACTAAGAGGCCTGTTCAATGGATTTTTTACTCTG GGAGGGAGGCACATGTGATGACATTTGAGGTGGGAGCGGTGCTTGAGGATGCCAATTGGCAAGCCCCTGtctattgttttgagaagacgGATGATGGAAACGACCCAAAATCGCAATTCGCCATTCCCAGCGGTTACTGGAAGGATGGTGGGGTGCTTAGAGGTTCAATTAATGATCTCTGA
- the LOC132177977 gene encoding E3 ubiquitin-protein ligase At3g02290-like has product MGAFCCCPRDGEVEEYALPSNSIYRHCLCLRYFFHQLFSGYGVMFHRLEGRSTSSPIQGASFTSSGINTALPDNTSNDIHLSVSRPVASDSDQRYSRLQRDGLVSRRDKSMTHFQEDSQPLRRNMSSSGAESLDFGKKRNGVESEEDGKLGHSESSEKALTAKVAFGLAYMQPSSEDDDVCPTCLDEYTPENPKITTRCSHHFHLGCIYEWLERSESCPICGKEMEFCESP; this is encoded by the exons ATGGGTGCTTTTTGCTGCTGTCCACGTGATGGAGAAGTGGAAGAATATGCTCTTCCAAGCAATTCGATATACAGGCACTGCTTATGCCTGAGATACTTTTTCCACCAGCTATTTAGTGGG TATGGTGTAATGTTTCATAGGCTTGAAGGAAGGTCAACATCTTCACCAATCCAAGGAGCTTCTTTTACATCATCAGGGATTAACACAGCATTACCTGATAATACATCAAATGATATTCATCTCTCGGTGTCCAGACCAGTGGCTTCTGATTCTGATCAGAGGTACTCCCGTTTGCAACGTGATGGCTTGGTCTCTAGGCGTGATAAGTCAATGACACATTTCCAAGAAGATTCTCAACCACTGAGGAGAAATATGAGCAGTTCTGGCGCAGAATCATTGGACtttgggaagaaaagaaatggagtTGAATCTGAAGAAGATGGTAAACTTGGCCATTCTGAGTCCTCAGAGAAGGCTTTGACAGCAAAAGTTGCATTTGGACTAGCTTATATGCAACCATCTTCTGAAGATGATGATGTCTGTCCTACATGTCTCGATG AATATACTCCAGaaaatcctaaaataacaaCACGATGTTCTCATCATTTTCACCTCGGTTGTATTTATGAATGGCTGGAAAGAAGTGAAAGTTGTCCAATCTGCGGCAAG GAGATGGAGTTCTGTGAAAGCCCGTAA
- the LOC132179539 gene encoding protein NRT1/ PTR FAMILY 6.1 isoform X2 produces MSQYMYAQDWSALYITSIAFMVVGFFQEVVEWVPVRLSRLKLGLRHQLLWMEILTPFRVRSLESSSLNLMIGGRHSGVVIPEGLRRLISMENLLLISQRRVAGLPPSSYSGLTGITLCATMSIFVPNQDHCDQISLLLGTCQPAKQWQMIYLNTVLYVTAFGAAGIRPCVSSFGADQFDETNKDYKTHLDRFFNFFYLSVTIGAIVAFTAVVYIQIKHGWGSAFGSLAIAMGISNVVFFIGTPLYRHRLPGGSPLTRVAQVLAAAFRKRNASFSSSELIGLYEVPGKQSTIKGSGKIAHTDDFRCLDKAALQLIEDGANPSPWRLCTVTQVEEVKILIKLIPIPACTIMLNLILTEFLTLSVQQAYTLNTYMGHLKLPVTCMPVFPGLSIFLILSLYYSTFVPLSRRLTGHPHGASQLQRIGIGLAVSILSVALAGVFERFRRSYAVKHGYEGNFLTQMPNLSAYWLLIQYCLIGIAEVFSVVGLLEFLYEEAPDAMKSIGSAYAALAGGLGCFAATILNNIVKSVTGNEEKGQPSWLSQNINTGRFDYLYWLLTVLSVINFCAFLYSAHKYKYRAAHDKFEMGGKQDVSNKRNTPLGGLNRKWKGALDG; encoded by the exons ATGTCACAGTATATGTACGCACAGGATTGGTCAGCTCTTTATATAACGTCTATAGCTTTTATGGTGGTTGGGTTTTTTCAGGAAGTTGTGGAATGGGTGCCAGTGAGATTAAGTCGCCTGAAGTTGGGCTTGAGACACCAACTACTGTGGATGGAAATTCTGACTCCGTTCAGAGTAAGAAGCTTGGAATCTTCTTCATTGAATCTGATGATAGGCGGACGGCATTCGGGCGTGGTTATACCGGAGGGACTACGCCGGTTAATATCCATGGAAAACCTATTGCTGATCTCTCAAAGACGGGTGGCTGGATTGCCGCCTTCTTCATATTCg GGTTTGACAGGAATAACCTTATGTGCAACAATGAGCATCTTTGTGCCAAATCAAGATCATTGTGATCAGATATCCCTCTTGTTAGGCACTTGTCAACCTGCAAAACAATGGCAGATGATTTACCTCAACACTGTCCTTTATGTGACTGCATTTGGAGCTGCAGGTATAAGGCCATGTGTTTCATCTTTTGGGGCTGATCAATTTGATGAAACAAACAAAGATTACAAAACTCACCTGGATaggtttttcaactttttctatCTTTCTGTTACTATTGGGGCAATTGTGGCCTTCACTGCTGTAGTATACATTCAAATCAAACACGGATGGGGATCTGCCTTTGGCTCACTGGCAATAGCTATGGGCATATCAAACGTGGTATTCTTTATTGGCACTCCTTTGTATAGGCATAGGTTGCCAGGTGGCAGCCCTCTCACACGGGTTGCCCAAGTCTTGGCAGCTGCATTCAGGAAGAGAAATGCCTCATTCTCTAGCAGCGAGTTAATAGGCTTGTATGAGGTTCCTGGCAAACAATCTACAATAAAGGGTAGCGGAAAGATAGCTCACACTGATGATTTTAG ATGTTTGGACAAGGCAGCTTTGCAGCTGATAGAAGATGGTGCTAATCCGAGTCCTTGGAGGCTTTGCACTGTGACTCAAGTAGAGGAGGTCAAGATCCTTATAAAACTAATCCCCATTCCAGCTTGCACGATAATGCTCAACTTAATCTTAACAGAGTTTTTGACTCTCTCAGTGCAACAAGCCTATACTCTAAACACCTACATGGGTCATCTGAAGCTCCCTGTAACATGCATGCCCGTATTTCCTGGCCTCAGCATATTTCTCATTTTATCTCTTTATTACTCCACATTTGTCCCATTATCGAGACGCTTAACTGGCCACCCTCATGGAGCTTCTCAGCTTCAACGGATAGGCATTGGTCTGGCAGTTTCAATTCTCTCAGTGGCATTGGCTGGAGTTTTTGAAAGGTTCCGCAGAAGTTATGCAGTCAAACATGGGTATGAGGGGAATTTCTTAACTCAGATGCCCAACCTGAGTGCATACTGGTTGTTGATTCAATATTGCCTCATTGGCATAGCTGAAGTATTTTCCGTAGTGGGACTACTAGAATTCCTATATGAGGAAGCCCCAGATGCCATGAAGAGCATAGGATCTGCTTATGCTGCTCTAGCTGGTGGTTTAGGTTGCTTTGCAGCCACTATATTGAACAACATCGTCAAATCCGTCACAGGGAACGAAGAAAAAGGCCAGCCATCATGGTTGTCCCAAAACATAAACACCGGTAGATTTGATTATTTGTATTGGCTGCTTACAGTTTTGAGTGTAATCAATTTCTGTGCCTTTCTGTATTCAGCACATAAATACAAGTACAGAGCAGCTCACGATAAATTTGAGATGGGGGGGAAGCAAGATGTATCCAACAAAAGGAACACCCCCCTCGGTGGGCTAAATAGGAAATGGAAGGGAGCATTAGATGGATAA
- the LOC132179539 gene encoding protein NRT1/ PTR FAMILY 6.1 isoform X1: MGASEIKSPEVGLETPTTVDGNSDSVQSKKLGIFFIESDDRRTAFGRGYTGGTTPVNIHGKPIADLSKTGGWIAAFFIFGNEMAERMAYFGLSVNMVAFMFYVMHRPFASSSNAVNNFLGISQASSVLGGFLADAYLGRYWTIAIFTTIYLAGLTGITLCATMSIFVPNQDHCDQISLLLGTCQPAKQWQMIYLNTVLYVTAFGAAGIRPCVSSFGADQFDETNKDYKTHLDRFFNFFYLSVTIGAIVAFTAVVYIQIKHGWGSAFGSLAIAMGISNVVFFIGTPLYRHRLPGGSPLTRVAQVLAAAFRKRNASFSSSELIGLYEVPGKQSTIKGSGKIAHTDDFRCLDKAALQLIEDGANPSPWRLCTVTQVEEVKILIKLIPIPACTIMLNLILTEFLTLSVQQAYTLNTYMGHLKLPVTCMPVFPGLSIFLILSLYYSTFVPLSRRLTGHPHGASQLQRIGIGLAVSILSVALAGVFERFRRSYAVKHGYEGNFLTQMPNLSAYWLLIQYCLIGIAEVFSVVGLLEFLYEEAPDAMKSIGSAYAALAGGLGCFAATILNNIVKSVTGNEEKGQPSWLSQNINTGRFDYLYWLLTVLSVINFCAFLYSAHKYKYRAAHDKFEMGGKQDVSNKRNTPLGGLNRKWKGALDG, translated from the exons ATGGGTGCCAGTGAGATTAAGTCGCCTGAAGTTGGGCTTGAGACACCAACTACTGTGGATGGAAATTCTGACTCCGTTCAGAGTAAGAAGCTTGGAATCTTCTTCATTGAATCTGATGATAGGCGGACGGCATTCGGGCGTGGTTATACCGGAGGGACTACGCCGGTTAATATCCATGGAAAACCTATTGCTGATCTCTCAAAGACGGGTGGCTGGATTGCCGCCTTCTTCATATTCg GGAATGAGATGGCAGAGAGAATGGCTTATTTTGGCCTTTCTGTGAATATGGTGGCctttatgttttatgttatgCATAGACCCTTTGCCAGTTCATCAAATGCTGTAAACAATTTCCTAGGAATATCACAGGCATCCTCTGTCCTTGGTGGTTTTCTTGCTGATGCATATCTCGGTCGATATTGGACAATAGCAATCTTTACGACAATCTATCTTGCG GGTTTGACAGGAATAACCTTATGTGCAACAATGAGCATCTTTGTGCCAAATCAAGATCATTGTGATCAGATATCCCTCTTGTTAGGCACTTGTCAACCTGCAAAACAATGGCAGATGATTTACCTCAACACTGTCCTTTATGTGACTGCATTTGGAGCTGCAGGTATAAGGCCATGTGTTTCATCTTTTGGGGCTGATCAATTTGATGAAACAAACAAAGATTACAAAACTCACCTGGATaggtttttcaactttttctatCTTTCTGTTACTATTGGGGCAATTGTGGCCTTCACTGCTGTAGTATACATTCAAATCAAACACGGATGGGGATCTGCCTTTGGCTCACTGGCAATAGCTATGGGCATATCAAACGTGGTATTCTTTATTGGCACTCCTTTGTATAGGCATAGGTTGCCAGGTGGCAGCCCTCTCACACGGGTTGCCCAAGTCTTGGCAGCTGCATTCAGGAAGAGAAATGCCTCATTCTCTAGCAGCGAGTTAATAGGCTTGTATGAGGTTCCTGGCAAACAATCTACAATAAAGGGTAGCGGAAAGATAGCTCACACTGATGATTTTAG ATGTTTGGACAAGGCAGCTTTGCAGCTGATAGAAGATGGTGCTAATCCGAGTCCTTGGAGGCTTTGCACTGTGACTCAAGTAGAGGAGGTCAAGATCCTTATAAAACTAATCCCCATTCCAGCTTGCACGATAATGCTCAACTTAATCTTAACAGAGTTTTTGACTCTCTCAGTGCAACAAGCCTATACTCTAAACACCTACATGGGTCATCTGAAGCTCCCTGTAACATGCATGCCCGTATTTCCTGGCCTCAGCATATTTCTCATTTTATCTCTTTATTACTCCACATTTGTCCCATTATCGAGACGCTTAACTGGCCACCCTCATGGAGCTTCTCAGCTTCAACGGATAGGCATTGGTCTGGCAGTTTCAATTCTCTCAGTGGCATTGGCTGGAGTTTTTGAAAGGTTCCGCAGAAGTTATGCAGTCAAACATGGGTATGAGGGGAATTTCTTAACTCAGATGCCCAACCTGAGTGCATACTGGTTGTTGATTCAATATTGCCTCATTGGCATAGCTGAAGTATTTTCCGTAGTGGGACTACTAGAATTCCTATATGAGGAAGCCCCAGATGCCATGAAGAGCATAGGATCTGCTTATGCTGCTCTAGCTGGTGGTTTAGGTTGCTTTGCAGCCACTATATTGAACAACATCGTCAAATCCGTCACAGGGAACGAAGAAAAAGGCCAGCCATCATGGTTGTCCCAAAACATAAACACCGGTAGATTTGATTATTTGTATTGGCTGCTTACAGTTTTGAGTGTAATCAATTTCTGTGCCTTTCTGTATTCAGCACATAAATACAAGTACAGAGCAGCTCACGATAAATTTGAGATGGGGGGGAAGCAAGATGTATCCAACAAAAGGAACACCCCCCTCGGTGGGCTAAATAGGAAATGGAAGGGAGCATTAGATGGATAA